Within Pseudomonas cichorii, the genomic segment TGCTGCTTGCCTTTGGTGTCAGTGAAGCGCAGATCAATCCATTTAACGTCATGATCTTTGATGAGTTGAACCGACTTCGACATGGTGTCCTCCGGGTGGCTAGGGCCTGGTTATGGTTGTGGCCCCTTAAATTTGGGTGATGCCGGCGCAGATACTCTGCCAAGGCAACCTGCCTCACAAGGGAGCAAATTGCATGCCAGTGCCCCGTGTTGGGTTTTTTGCCCCAAACAAGGCCTTTTCGGGGGCGAAAATGGATTTATCGGCAAAATGACGCACTGTTGTGGTGCTTAAAAATGCCGCGACGTGCCTTTTTAGTGCGCTGATGATTGGTAGTACGATAACTGGTTAAACCTTGAGCAATTTCCGCTATAATCCGCGCCCCCCTTTTTCGGCCGGCACCTCACGTACCGTTTCCATGAAACTAATCGTCAAAGTTTTTCCCGAAATCACCATCAAAAGCCCGCCGGTGCGCAAGAAGTTCATCCGCCAGCTGGCCAAGAACATTCGTACCGTGCTCCGTGAACTGGACGCGGACATTGTCGTGGGTGGCGTATGGGACAACCTTGAGGTCGAAACACGGCTGACCGATCCAAAGGTCCTGCAGGGCATCACCGAGCGCCTGAGCTGTATGCCGGGCATTGCCAATTTCCTGCAGGTTGCCGAATACCCGCTGGGTGATCTGGATGACATCGTTGCCAAGTGCAAGATGCATTACGGCGACCTGCTGCCGGGCAAGATGTTTTCCGTGCGCTGCAAGCGTGCGGGGCGGCACGATTTCAGCTCCATGGACGTCGAGAAGTACGTCGGCAGCCAGTTGCGCCAGCAATGCGGTGCCGCGGGTATCGAGCTGCGCAAGCCCGAACTCGTGGTGCGCATGGAAATTCGCGACCAGCGTCTGTTTGTCATTCATGACCAGCACACTGGCATGGGTGGTTATCCGCTGGGCGCGCTTGAACAGACACTGGTGCTGATGTCCGGTGGTTTCGACTCGACCGTGGCGGCCTACCAGATCATGCGTCGTGGCCTGATGGCGCACTTCTGCTTCTTCAATCTGGGTGGTCGTGCCCATGAGCTGGGTGTGATGGAAGTCGCCCACTTCATCTGGAAGAAGTACGGCAGCTCCCAGAGAGTGCTGTTTGTAAGCGTACCTTTCGAAGAAGTTCTGGGAGAAATTCTGCAGAAAGTCGATAACAGTCATATGGGTGTAGTTTTGAAGCGTATGATGTTGCGCGCTGCCTCATCTGTTGCCGACCGTCTCGAAATTGATGTGCTGGTGACGGGGGAAGCGATTTCGCAGGTGTCCAGCCAGACGCTGCCCAATCTGTCGGTCATCGACTCGGCCACCGACAAACTTGTGCTGCGACCTCTGATTGCCAGCCACAAGCAGGATATCGTCGATCTGGCGACTGAAATCGGCACGGCCGACTTCGCCCGGCACATGCCTGAATATTGCGGGGTGATTTCGGTCAACCCCAAGACCAACGCCAAGCGTAATCGCGTTGAGTATGAAGAGAAGCAGTTCGACATGGCTGTTCTCGAGCGAGCGCTCGAACGTGCCAGGCTGGTGACCGTCGATCGGGTGATCGACGATCTGAGCCAGAATGTCGAAATAGAAGAAGTCAGCCAGGCGCTGGCCGGTCAGGTCGTCATCGACATCCGTCATCCGGATGCCCAGGAAGATCAGCCGTTGCAAGTGCCGGGCGTAGAGATACAGACGCTGCCGTTCTATGCATTGAACAGCCGCTTCAAGGAACTGGATAACACGCGCCAGTACCTGTTGTATTGCGACAAAGGCGTCATGAGTCGCCTGCATGCTCACCATCTGCTCAGTGAGGGGCATGCCAATGTGCGCGTTTATCGACCGAGCTAAGTGCCCGGGGCTGTTTGCCTGTGGCTTGCGTCACCGGCCCCCCGACACCAGTCGTCAAGCCGTAACGGCTTTTGCCGACTCAATGTTAATTGCTGCCTGACCACAGTCAGCTCACCGAATCCTCTGATCGAGATACACAAGTGATCGAAAATCTACGTAACATCGCCATCATTGCTCACGTTGACCATGGCAAAACCACCCTGGTAGACAAACTGCTGCGTCAGTCCGGCACTCTGGAGCGTAACGAGCTCAACGACGAGCGCGTCATGGACTCCAACGACCAGGAGAAAGAGCGCGGTATTACCATTCTCGCGAAGAACACCGCGATCAACTGGAACGGCTACCACATCAACATCGTGGACACCCCGGGCCACGCCGACTTCGGCGGTGAAGTAGAGCGCGTGATGTCGATGGTTGACTCCGTTCTGCTGCTGGTTGACGCTCAAGACGGCCCTATGCCGCAAACCCGTTTCGTGACCAAGAAGGCTTTCGAAGCCGGCCTGCGTCCAATCGTGGTCATCAACAAGGTTGACCGTCCAGGCGCGCGTCCTGACTGGGTTCTGGACCAGATCTTCGACCTGTTCGACAACCTGGGCGCCACCGAAGAACAGCTGGACTTCAAAGTCGTCTACGCCTCGGCCCTGAACGGTATTGCCGGTCTGGACCACACCGACATGGCTGAAGACATGACCCCGCTGTACCAGTCGATCGTCGACAACGTACCTGCGCCGTCTGTTGACCGTGACGGTCCGTTCCAGATGCAGATCTCCGCTCTGGACTACAACAGCTTCCTGGGTGTTATCGGTGTTGGCCGTATCGCTCGTGGTCGCGTCAAGCCGAACACTCCGGTTGTAGCGGTCAGCGCCGACGGCAAACGCCGTAACGGTCGTATCCTGAAGCTGATGGGTCACCACGGTCTGCATCGCATCGACGTTGAAGAAGCTGCAGCTGGCGACATCGTTTGCATCAGCGGTATGGATTCGCTGTTCATCTCCGACACCCTGTGCGACCCGCTGAACGTGGAAGCAATGGTGCCGTTGACCGTTGACGAACCTACCGTTTCGATGACCTTCCAGGTCAACGACTCGCCTTTCTGCGGTAAAGAAGGCAAGTTCGTCACCAGCCGTAACATCAAGGAGCGTCTGGACAAAGAGCTGCTGTACAACGTTGCTCTGCGCGTTGAAGAAGGCGACTCGGCTGACAAGTTCAAGGTTTCCGGCCGTGGTGAGCTGCACCTCTCGGTTCTGATCGAAACCATGCGTCGCGAAGGCTTCGAAATGGCCGTAGGTCGTCCGGAAGTGATCATCCGTCTGGTTGACGGCGTGAAACATGAACCGTACGAAAACGTCACCATCGACCTGCCGGAAGATGCACAAGGCTCGATCATGGAGCAAATGGGTCTG encodes:
- the thiI gene encoding tRNA uracil 4-sulfurtransferase ThiI; this translates as MKLIVKVFPEITIKSPPVRKKFIRQLAKNIRTVLRELDADIVVGGVWDNLEVETRLTDPKVLQGITERLSCMPGIANFLQVAEYPLGDLDDIVAKCKMHYGDLLPGKMFSVRCKRAGRHDFSSMDVEKYVGSQLRQQCGAAGIELRKPELVVRMEIRDQRLFVIHDQHTGMGGYPLGALEQTLVLMSGGFDSTVAAYQIMRRGLMAHFCFFNLGGRAHELGVMEVAHFIWKKYGSSQRVLFVSVPFEEVLGEILQKVDNSHMGVVLKRMMLRAASSVADRLEIDVLVTGEAISQVSSQTLPNLSVIDSATDKLVLRPLIASHKQDIVDLATEIGTADFARHMPEYCGVISVNPKTNAKRNRVEYEEKQFDMAVLERALERARLVTVDRVIDDLSQNVEIEEVSQALAGQVVIDIRHPDAQEDQPLQVPGVEIQTLPFYALNSRFKELDNTRQYLLYCDKGVMSRLHAHHLLSEGHANVRVYRPS
- the typA gene encoding translational GTPase TypA; the encoded protein is MIENLRNIAIIAHVDHGKTTLVDKLLRQSGTLERNELNDERVMDSNDQEKERGITILAKNTAINWNGYHINIVDTPGHADFGGEVERVMSMVDSVLLLVDAQDGPMPQTRFVTKKAFEAGLRPIVVINKVDRPGARPDWVLDQIFDLFDNLGATEEQLDFKVVYASALNGIAGLDHTDMAEDMTPLYQSIVDNVPAPSVDRDGPFQMQISALDYNSFLGVIGVGRIARGRVKPNTPVVAVSADGKRRNGRILKLMGHHGLHRIDVEEAAAGDIVCISGMDSLFISDTLCDPLNVEAMVPLTVDEPTVSMTFQVNDSPFCGKEGKFVTSRNIKERLDKELLYNVALRVEEGDSADKFKVSGRGELHLSVLIETMRREGFEMAVGRPEVIIRLVDGVKHEPYENVTIDLPEDAQGSIMEQMGLRKGDLTNMVPDGKGRVRLEYNIPARGLIGFRNEFLTLTSGAGILTSIFDRYDVMKSGDMSGRQNGVLVSVETGKALTYSLETLQARGKLFVEHGQEIYNGQIVGLNSRDNDLGVNPTKGKKLDNMRASGKDETIALVPPVRFTLEQALEFIQDDELCEVTPKSIRLRKKILDESERTRAAKKAKA